In Bifidobacterium actinocoloniiforme DSM 22766, a genomic segment contains:
- a CDS encoding ABC transporter substrate-binding protein — protein MKVSKKIMAATTAVASLVGLASLSGCGGSNSAQEERPDSIKIWYYEEDTGAQGKAWKQAIADYQKKTGVKVNFEKKTFEQIRQNASQILNSDDAPDVMEYNKGNATAGLLSSQGLLSNLNDYVKKYDWDKKITGSLAAPGKYDEKGVMGSGDWYGITTYGEDVMMYYNTDMFEKYNIAIPTTMSELEAAMQKFKDNGVTPLSEGVAEYPLQHLWWQLVLQKADTKLINAYQRYDGKVDWEGPAMTYATDTIKDWVDKGYISKDSTGLKAEDAGQNFMKGTYPMFFSGSWWFGRFQNDVPNLKWKVGLFPEAKKIPGGSGNIWVIPERSKKKDAAAEFINMTLSEENQNLMGNSGGLPIAANSNKIVDPKSKELISGFNEVIKDDRLGYYPDWPTSSLYDELDAGLQELVNGTKAPKDVLEELQGKYDKGVETSGVKQK, from the coding sequence GCCCAGGAGGAGCGCCCTGATTCCATCAAGATCTGGTACTACGAGGAGGATACCGGCGCACAGGGCAAAGCCTGGAAGCAGGCCATCGCCGATTACCAGAAGAAGACCGGAGTCAAGGTCAACTTCGAGAAGAAGACCTTCGAGCAGATCAGGCAGAATGCCAGCCAGATTCTGAATTCCGACGATGCCCCCGATGTCATGGAGTATAACAAGGGCAACGCCACGGCCGGCCTGCTCTCGAGCCAGGGACTGCTGTCCAACCTGAACGACTACGTCAAGAAGTACGACTGGGATAAGAAGATTACCGGATCACTCGCCGCCCCCGGTAAGTATGACGAGAAGGGCGTCATGGGATCAGGTGATTGGTATGGCATCACCACCTACGGCGAGGACGTGATGATGTACTACAACACGGACATGTTCGAAAAGTACAACATCGCCATTCCCACGACCATGTCCGAGCTGGAAGCGGCCATGCAGAAATTCAAGGACAACGGCGTAACACCGTTGTCCGAGGGCGTGGCTGAGTATCCTTTGCAGCACCTCTGGTGGCAGCTGGTCCTGCAGAAGGCGGATACCAAGCTAATCAACGCCTACCAGCGCTATGACGGCAAGGTCGACTGGGAGGGTCCCGCTATGACCTATGCCACTGACACCATCAAGGACTGGGTCGACAAGGGGTACATCAGCAAGGACTCCACCGGTCTCAAGGCAGAGGATGCCGGGCAGAACTTCATGAAGGGCACCTACCCCATGTTCTTCTCGGGATCATGGTGGTTCGGACGCTTCCAGAATGATGTTCCAAACCTCAAGTGGAAGGTCGGTCTCTTCCCCGAAGCCAAGAAGATTCCTGGCGGATCAGGTAATATCTGGGTTATTCCCGAGCGTTCTAAGAAGAAGGACGCAGCTGCCGAGTTCATCAACATGACCCTGAGCGAGGAAAACCAGAACTTGATGGGCAACTCCGGTGGCCTGCCCATCGCCGCTAATTCCAATAAGATAGTCGATCCCAAGAGCAAGGAACTGATATCAGGGTTCAACGAGGTCATCAAGGATGACCGTCTGGGTTACTATCCCGATTGGCCCACTTCCTCACTCTATGACGAGCTCGATGCCGGCCTGCAGGAGCTGGTCAACGGTACCAAGGCCCCCAAGGACGTGCTTGAGGAACTTCAAGGCAAGTACGACAAGGGTGTTGAGACGTCAGGCGTGAAGCAGAAGTAA
- a CDS encoding carbohydrate ABC transporter permease → MSRIPGNPSNRFWLYLIPGLLVLLWIIIVPAIWNIYLSFTSYRGIRPPKWAGLDNWSRLIRDATFWASFRNSIWMIVAMVVIPILIGLILASLVFDVVQKRFGAKTASTMRAIYYFPQLLPISVAALVMGWIFRPENGALNAILKGIGLGRLQHNWLGSPDTALIFLMIIMIWIQLGYPLVIFMSGLQRVNPELYEAASLDGANWWQRFKVITLPAIKPEIFVVALTCTIAALKVFAPVYMLTKGGPGDSTIVPSYYSYTQFFQSQQVGYGAAIATALTVVIIIISIVFTNLQQRVEKEDEE, encoded by the coding sequence ATGTCCCGGATACCGGGTAATCCGTCTAACCGCTTCTGGTTGTATCTGATACCAGGCCTGTTGGTCCTGCTTTGGATTATTATCGTGCCGGCCATCTGGAACATCTATCTGAGCTTCACCAGCTACCGAGGCATACGTCCGCCGAAGTGGGCTGGGTTGGATAACTGGTCCAGACTCATAAGGGATGCCACCTTCTGGGCTTCCTTTCGCAACTCGATCTGGATGATTGTGGCCATGGTGGTCATTCCCATCCTGATTGGTCTGATTCTGGCCTCTCTGGTGTTCGACGTGGTGCAGAAGCGTTTCGGCGCCAAGACCGCTTCGACCATGAGGGCCATCTATTACTTCCCCCAGTTGCTGCCCATCTCCGTGGCCGCTCTTGTCATGGGCTGGATTTTCCGGCCAGAGAACGGGGCACTCAATGCCATTCTGAAGGGGATAGGCCTGGGGCGCTTACAACACAACTGGCTGGGATCGCCTGATACGGCTTTGATATTCCTGATGATCATCATGATTTGGATTCAGCTGGGTTATCCGTTGGTCATCTTCATGTCTGGTCTGCAGAGGGTCAATCCGGAACTGTACGAGGCGGCCAGTCTGGATGGGGCCAACTGGTGGCAGCGGTTCAAGGTCATCACCCTGCCGGCCATCAAGCCCGAGATTTTCGTGGTTGCCCTGACCTGCACCATCGCAGCCCTGAAGGTCTTCGCTCCTGTATACATGCTGACCAAGGGAGGCCCTGGCGACAGCACCATCGTGCCCTCCTATTACTCCTATACCCAGTTCTTCCAGTCCCAGCAGGTCGGGTACGGAGCGGCCATAGCAACTGCCCTGACGGTGGTCATCATCATCATATCGATTGTCTTCACCAACCTTCAGCAGCGAGTTGAGAAAGAGGATGAGGAGTAA
- a CDS encoding carbohydrate ABC transporter permease, whose translation MSAHTTLPKARKNRTMGDWAILVLLIIGGLIMLFPFFILLLNAFKTAADYNASGPLSWPSEFSLAGLEKFWTRVRFPQKVWNSIWISGLVSVLAVGLSVLNSFALGIGRVKGRRWITLLIMLANMMPQEALLYPLYIMFKGMGLYNSQWAIVIIFTVIQSAFGTYLLSSVYGTFPKAILEAATIDGASRWRVLKDIVFPISTPTLSVMLVFFFIWTWNEYMIPMAFLIDNSKQTVPIAIASLTGDRLMDVTTTAAASLISIVPTLIFYLVFQRTLSRGITTGAVK comes from the coding sequence ATGAGTGCACATACCACGCTTCCCAAAGCAAGGAAGAACCGGACGATGGGAGACTGGGCCATTCTGGTCCTGCTGATCATCGGCGGTCTGATCATGCTTTTCCCCTTCTTCATCCTTCTCCTCAACGCCTTTAAGACCGCGGCCGATTACAACGCATCAGGCCCGCTCTCATGGCCCAGCGAATTCAGCCTGGCCGGCCTGGAGAAGTTCTGGACCAGGGTCAGGTTCCCCCAAAAGGTTTGGAACAGCATCTGGATCAGCGGACTGGTGTCGGTTCTAGCGGTCGGTCTCTCCGTGCTGAATTCCTTCGCACTGGGCATTGGACGGGTCAAGGGTCGGCGGTGGATCACTCTGCTGATCATGCTTGCCAACATGATGCCCCAGGAGGCCCTGCTCTACCCGCTTTACATCATGTTCAAAGGCATGGGCCTCTACAACTCCCAGTGGGCCATCGTAATCATATTCACCGTCATACAGAGCGCTTTCGGTACCTACCTGCTCTCCTCGGTCTATGGCACCTTCCCCAAGGCCATCCTTGAGGCCGCCACCATCGACGGTGCCAGCAGGTGGAGGGTGCTCAAGGACATCGTCTTCCCCATATCCACGCCCACGCTGAGTGTCATGCTGGTCTTCTTCTTCATCTGGACCTGGAACGAGTACATGATCCCCATGGCCTTCTTGATTGACAACTCCAAGCAGACCGTCCCGATTGCCATCGCCTCCCTGACAGGAGACAGGCTTATGGATGTGACAACCACGGCTGCGGCCTCATTGATTAGCATCGTACCCACACTAATCTTCTACCTCGTCTTCCAGCGCACCCTCTCCAGGGGCATTACGACAGGAGCAGTGAAATAA
- the yicI gene encoding alpha-xylosidase, which produces MKFTNGYWLTRPGVEALYARSPYELSVGDDGKSIDVLATTQVIHDRANTLNLPIFRIHASSPAEGIIRVQASHWKGSRVCPGFPINEQDSDGGSVTASAQGLGDGEIGEEGATVRLDSGDLSLTVTKGDSFDMTFRCGERELTHARGKSLARFLLGPDAAVSTQPVGEFGVSPTASAYDESPVFTSIQLGLGVGERVYGFGERFGPYLKNGQTVDIWNEDGGTASEQGYKDIPFYMTSNGYGVLVNNRGHVSFEVATENTETVQFSVPGETIDFYLIAGPHPKRILERYTALVGRAAKVPAWSYGLWLTTSFTTKYDEQTVTSMIDGMAGRDIPLSVFHYDCYWMREFHWTDFQWDKRFFPDIEGTLSRLHQDRGLHVCAWINPYIGQESALFDEGAAKGYLVRKPNGNIWQTDLWQAGMGLVDFTNPQARDWYKEKIKTLLNQGVDAIKTDFGERIPSDVVWFDGSNPTTMHNWYTQLYNQTVFDAIEEARGKGQACLYARSATVGGQQQPVHWGGDCESTFNGMAQTLRAGLSLASSGFGFWSHDIGGFEGTHPDPAVYKRWIAFGLLSSHSRLHGSTVYRVPWLFDQEDERRGVVNPPEQTAVSVLREFTNMKISLMPYLYQVGLGAHEEGLPVMRSMFIEFPDDLTARDCDRQYMLGPSLLVAPVFSYSGDVDCYLPKGVWTNWFTGKQEDCRQAGRWISEQDGFDTVPFWVRDGTVLVTREGQASTEYAYGTDATVSVFLAQDGKAQTRVRDEAGDDVVFFAERNGNQVTIASSDGRDFTGCLGRGEGVRSQDGRVVLTVA; this is translated from the coding sequence ATGAAATTCACCAATGGATACTGGTTGACTCGGCCTGGGGTCGAGGCTCTGTATGCCCGTTCGCCTTATGAACTATCGGTGGGCGATGATGGCAAAAGCATAGACGTGCTGGCCACTACGCAGGTAATTCATGATAGGGCGAATACACTCAATCTTCCAATCTTCCGCATTCATGCCTCATCACCGGCAGAGGGCATAATTCGTGTCCAAGCCTCGCACTGGAAGGGCAGCAGGGTCTGCCCCGGGTTCCCAATCAATGAGCAGGATTCCGACGGGGGAAGCGTAACCGCCAGCGCCCAGGGCCTTGGCGATGGTGAGATCGGCGAGGAAGGTGCCACCGTCCGCCTGGACAGCGGTGACCTGAGCCTGACCGTGACCAAGGGCGACTCCTTCGATATGACCTTTAGGTGCGGTGAAAGGGAGCTGACCCATGCCCGGGGCAAGTCCCTGGCCAGGTTCCTTCTTGGGCCTGACGCGGCGGTGTCCACCCAACCGGTTGGGGAGTTCGGCGTTTCCCCCACGGCCAGTGCCTATGACGAGTCGCCGGTCTTCACCTCCATCCAGCTTGGCCTGGGTGTGGGTGAGCGGGTCTATGGCTTCGGCGAACGGTTTGGCCCCTATCTGAAGAACGGTCAGACCGTAGACATCTGGAACGAGGACGGCGGCACCGCCAGCGAGCAGGGTTATAAGGACATCCCCTTCTACATGACCAGCAATGGGTATGGCGTCCTGGTCAACAACAGGGGGCACGTCTCCTTCGAGGTGGCCACTGAGAACACCGAGACCGTACAGTTCAGTGTGCCCGGCGAGACCATCGACTTCTACCTGATTGCAGGGCCTCATCCCAAGCGGATTCTGGAGAGGTACACCGCCCTGGTCGGCAGGGCCGCCAAAGTTCCAGCCTGGTCATATGGCCTCTGGCTGACCACCTCCTTCACCACCAAGTACGATGAGCAGACGGTCACCTCCATGATTGACGGCATGGCCGGGAGGGACATACCGCTCAGCGTCTTCCACTACGACTGCTACTGGATGCGTGAGTTCCACTGGACCGACTTCCAATGGGACAAGCGGTTCTTCCCCGATATCGAGGGAACCCTGAGCCGCCTCCACCAGGACAGGGGTCTGCACGTCTGCGCCTGGATCAATCCCTATATCGGTCAGGAAAGCGCACTCTTCGATGAAGGGGCCGCCAAGGGCTACCTGGTACGTAAACCCAACGGTAACATCTGGCAGACCGACCTATGGCAGGCCGGCATGGGACTGGTGGACTTCACCAATCCCCAGGCCCGCGACTGGTACAAGGAGAAGATAAAGACCCTCCTGAACCAGGGGGTCGATGCCATCAAGACTGATTTCGGTGAGCGCATCCCCTCGGATGTGGTCTGGTTCGATGGGTCTAATCCTACCACTATGCACAACTGGTACACCCAGCTGTACAACCAGACGGTTTTCGATGCCATCGAGGAGGCCCGTGGCAAGGGGCAGGCCTGCCTGTACGCCAGGTCGGCGACCGTCGGTGGGCAGCAGCAACCGGTCCATTGGGGCGGGGACTGTGAGTCCACTTTTAACGGCATGGCCCAGACCCTCCGAGCCGGTCTCTCACTGGCCAGCTCCGGTTTCGGCTTCTGGAGCCACGATATCGGCGGTTTCGAGGGTACCCATCCCGATCCAGCGGTTTACAAGCGTTGGATAGCATTCGGGCTGCTCTCCTCCCACTCCCGTCTGCACGGCTCCACCGTCTATCGGGTGCCTTGGCTCTTCGACCAGGAGGACGAACGCCGGGGTGTGGTCAATCCTCCTGAGCAGACCGCCGTGAGTGTGTTGCGTGAGTTCACGAACATGAAGATATCGCTCATGCCTTACCTCTACCAGGTAGGACTCGGGGCGCATGAGGAAGGCCTGCCGGTCATGCGGTCTATGTTCATAGAGTTTCCCGATGATCTGACCGCCCGGGACTGTGACCGACAGTACATGTTGGGTCCTTCTCTGCTGGTAGCCCCGGTCTTCTCCTACTCCGGAGACGTGGACTGCTACCTGCCCAAGGGAGTGTGGACCAACTGGTTCACCGGCAAGCAGGAAGACTGCCGCCAGGCCGGTCGTTGGATCAGTGAGCAGGATGGTTTCGATACCGTGCCGTTCTGGGTTCGAGACGGAACCGTCCTGGTCACCCGGGAGGGTCAGGCCAGCACTGAGTACGCCTATGGAACCGATGCCACGGTTTCCGTTTTCCTGGCCCAGGACGGCAAGGCCCAGACCCGTGTCCGGGACGAGGCAGGCGACGATGTTGTCTTCTTCGCCGAGCGCAATGGGAATCAGGTGACTATCGCTTCCTCAGACGGTCGCGACTTCACCGGTTGCCTGGGCAGGGGCGAGGGTGTGCGCTCGCAGGATGGGCGAGTGGTTCTGACTGTCGCATAG